The following proteins are co-located in the Bathymodiolus thermophilus thioautotrophic gill symbiont genome:
- a CDS encoding efflux RND transporter periplasmic adaptor subunit produces the protein MNLLTTALTTLVLLPLSFPSAAQFKQGSKNFNSTYNIQQVRGMSLNKRALLGGKVISSAQVSLSAQVSGDVLSVKGQEGDVFRQGATLITLEQESIQAQRDAVYAEIASANEALKNAGVQYSQSIVSPNSSSMFGGIPSMFSVFTDPMVRMSGQGNPDFDKFARRTSRYTSYQQAKHKLTQAQLKLKQVEARLKDANIVAPFDGVIVVKNIDQGDIVQPGQVLIKFANIKKLQVELNVPSRLVTSLRLNKKYRIKLDMANTVVNAKLSQIYPIADNNKHSVKVKFDLPENSPVLAGAYAEVEIFETNSGLLMPIIPETAIIWRSSLPSVFVVNPQTNKTELRFVRLGEQVNDYQKSVLSGLKIGEEIVTNPNIMMISGMDT, from the coding sequence ATGAACTTATTGACAACAGCTTTAACGACATTGGTTTTACTGCCATTATCATTTCCTAGTGCAGCACAGTTTAAACAAGGTTCGAAAAATTTTAACTCTACCTATAATATTCAGCAAGTAAGGGGTATGTCGCTTAACAAAAGGGCACTCCTTGGTGGCAAGGTGATTTCATCTGCACAAGTAAGCCTATCAGCGCAGGTTTCAGGTGATGTATTAAGTGTCAAAGGTCAAGAAGGCGATGTGTTTCGACAAGGCGCTACTTTAATCACCCTTGAGCAGGAATCTATTCAAGCACAAAGAGATGCGGTTTATGCGGAGATAGCATCTGCTAATGAAGCCCTTAAAAATGCAGGTGTGCAATATTCACAATCAATTGTTTCACCAAACTCAAGCAGTATGTTTGGCGGTATTCCAAGTATGTTTTCAGTGTTCACTGATCCAATGGTAAGAATGAGTGGGCAAGGCAATCCTGATTTTGATAAGTTTGCCAGACGCACTTCACGCTACACCAGTTACCAGCAAGCAAAACATAAATTGACGCAAGCGCAACTTAAGCTTAAACAAGTGGAAGCCCGTCTTAAAGATGCAAATATTGTGGCACCTTTTGATGGTGTTATCGTGGTTAAGAACATTGATCAAGGTGATATTGTGCAACCCGGCCAAGTGTTAATAAAGTTTGCCAACATTAAAAAACTACAAGTTGAACTGAATGTGCCTTCGCGTTTAGTCACCAGTTTAAGACTCAATAAAAAATATCGTATTAAATTAGATATGGCAAATACGGTGGTTAATGCAAAATTGTCACAAATTTACCCAATTGCCGATAACAATAAACACAGTGTTAAAGTGAAATTTGATTTACCTGAAAATTCACCCGTTTTAGCAGGTGCTTATGCAGAGGTAGAGATTTTTGAAACAAATTCAGGTTTGCTAATGCCAATTATTCCAGAAACGGCCATTATATGGCGCTCTAGTTTGCCAAGTGTGTTTGTTGTCAATCCACAGACCAATAAAACTGAGTTAAGATTTGTGCGCCTTGGTGAACAAGTTAACGATTATCAAAAAAGTGTTTTATCTGGCTTAAAGATTGGCGAAGAAATTGTTACCAATCCTAACATTATGATGATTTCAGGAATGGATACTTAG
- a CDS encoding symmetrical bis(5'-nucleosyl)-tetraphosphatase, whose product MSDYLIGDIQGCYDALQILLKKSHFSLDKDRLFFLGDVVNRGNKSLETLRFIKNLGDNAKMLLGNHDFHLLACALGSKIPSNKDTFSDILNAKDTQDLISFLQKQPLVIEHQGALLVHAGVPPIWDKTTLLTQAATVEKHLKSHQAGDFINTMYGDHPHTWSEDLNAMDKCRYTINACMRMRFCKADGTLEFQGKMNHDTAPEGFKAWFLQDNRTLKNTDIFFGHWSTLSNIGQPHIYPMDKGCAWGGALNMIRFEDKRIFSIDC is encoded by the coding sequence ATGAGTGATTATTTAATTGGCGATATTCAAGGTTGCTATGACGCCCTCCAAATACTGCTCAAAAAAAGCCATTTTTCTCTCGATAAAGACCGATTATTTTTCCTTGGTGATGTGGTTAATCGTGGCAATAAATCACTTGAAACCTTACGCTTCATTAAAAACTTAGGTGACAATGCAAAAATGCTATTAGGCAACCATGATTTTCATCTATTGGCATGTGCACTTGGTAGTAAAATACCAAGCAACAAAGATACTTTTAGTGATATTTTAAACGCCAAAGACACACAAGATTTGATTAGCTTTCTGCAAAAACAACCCTTGGTAATTGAACATCAAGGCGCATTATTGGTGCACGCAGGCGTTCCGCCAATTTGGGACAAAACCACCCTCTTAACACAAGCTGCCACAGTTGAAAAACACTTAAAAAGTCATCAAGCAGGTGACTTTATCAATACCATGTATGGCGACCATCCACATACCTGGTCAGAAGATTTAAATGCAATGGACAAATGCCGATACACCATTAACGCCTGTATGCGTATGCGTTTTTGTAAAGCAGATGGCACCTTGGAGTTTCAAGGAAAAATGAATCACGATACTGCCCCCGAGGGTTTTAAAGCATGGTTTTTACAAGACAACAGGACATTGAAAAACACCGATATTTTCTTTGGTCATTGGTCTACTTTGTCAAACATTGGCCAGCCACATATTTATCCAATGGACAAAGGCTGCGCTTGGGGTGGTGCATTGAATATGATTCGCTTTGAAGACAAGCGCATATTTTCTATTGATTGTTAA
- the dapF gene encoding diaminopimelate epimerase, which translates to MRMLINFTKMQGLGNDFMVIDAINQSISLSVMQIQKLSNRHFGVGFDQLLLVEKPEAHNNDFKYRIFNADGSEVGQCGNGARCFARFVVEKKLTNKRFDEEIVVETKESVMTLLVRNNNEVVVAMGKPIWHSKDIPFGQLDSVNATYVVEGETLGVVSMGNPHAVLIVDDISQDIETIAKKIQNSVDFPAGVNVNFVSIMDRHNITLRVYERGVGETLACGSGACATVAYLQKINNIDANEVTVELKGGELFIDIDNNGVNMRGSAEFVFEGQVDI; encoded by the coding sequence ATGCGTATGTTGATTAATTTTACAAAAATGCAGGGGCTTGGCAATGATTTTATGGTGATTGATGCAATCAATCAGTCGATATCGTTGTCCGTGATGCAAATTCAAAAACTTTCAAATAGGCATTTTGGCGTGGGGTTTGACCAATTGTTGTTAGTTGAAAAGCCAGAGGCACATAACAATGATTTTAAATATCGAATTTTTAACGCTGATGGCTCCGAAGTAGGGCAGTGTGGGAATGGCGCGCGTTGTTTTGCGCGTTTTGTGGTTGAAAAAAAATTAACAAACAAAAGATTTGACGAAGAAATTGTCGTGGAAACTAAAGAGAGTGTAATGACATTGCTTGTTCGCAATAACAATGAAGTTGTTGTTGCTATGGGAAAGCCAATATGGCACTCAAAAGACATCCCTTTTGGGCAATTAGACAGCGTTAATGCGACCTATGTTGTTGAAGGTGAAACACTTGGCGTGGTATCAATGGGCAATCCACATGCGGTATTAATTGTGGATGATATTAGCCAAGACATTGAAACGATTGCTAAAAAAATACAAAACTCTGTTGATTTTCCAGCAGGGGTGAATGTAAATTTTGTCAGTATTATGGACAGACACAATATCACACTTAGAGTTTATGAACGAGGCGTAGGGGAAACTTTGGCTTGTGGTAGTGGTGCATGTGCAACTGTGGCATATTTACAGAAAATAAATAACATTGACGCCAATGAAGTTACGGTTGAATTGAAAGGGGGTGAATTGTTTATTGATATTGATAATAATGGTGTTAATATGCGAGGATCTGCTGAGTTTGTATTTGAAGGGCAGGTGGATATCTAG
- a CDS encoding SwmB domain-containing protein has protein sequence MQVKTPKQIMVLQNKAQKLTNHLNKEVVTIAKGIQHIQVQASTAYQLNTKDFNTKKLNLIAKKVGDDLEVALEESVIIFDNYFNVCTTDLSCLVSLPTKNGGLYHVVADIFFTLEDGSQVVYFYGEQSIVSTESSVVSTDDNQSFEDIIVANKEIVAVVAAVVVAVAVGSGSSDDNGNGGNDVNDPTDKPAAPTVDVITINSTEPVITGTTGTNAALASGESLSVTVSGATYSVIPNASGIWHLDLGVDTPTSGTLVALTNGSSYSVVATVSNAAGDSTTNVANDKISIDTTAPTFTGATVNGTTLVLTCSEDLDATNIPTTGVFVFRVDNNTVEHAFTGNVMIDATAKTVTLTLANAIDSDASVMINYVDPTAEDDVNAIQDIAGNDVANMNGLIVVNNTVDTRPIVSATTITATDATGAVKTSALDVGDKIIVTVTMNKAVEVTGTPTYTINVGNMDKTATYISGSSSDTLVFEYTIVLGDNDLAGGITAGVDALLVASGVLIKGGIASSNAVLTTPAVTDNGSKAQWATGASASSQYNDSSYSASQVIGAPDSSLVLGSDEGDVVNSWAEAGGDKGRVNTITLTYDTAVFIQKIIVRETFNSGTITKVEAFKDGNFVAVYTKGATEEGGKMTGVVANKVGDTVITLDDALSYKSNKIRISIGNSIDEYNEIDAVQLVGLAELIVDTAVPTVSATAITATDSTGAVKTGILSAGDKIIVTVTMSEAVEVTGTPTYTINVGNTDKTATYISGSSSDTLVFGYTIVLGDNDLAGGITAGVDALLVASDTSIKDNVGHDAVLTTPIVTDNGSREQWAISAIASSQSANYNANQVIGAPDSSLTLGDNEAKVENSWAEHGDDRSKINTITLTYDTEVFIQKIVVREVFNSGDISRVEVFKDGDFTTIYTKSGTAETGGKMTGVVEGKVSDTEITLDSMLSYKSEKIRISVGSTSVNEFNLIDAVQLVGLMELAVDTTAPTFTSATVNGATLTLTCDEILDAGNAPATSAFIFKVAGSVVANAFTDAVVIDATAKTITLTLVNAVASNATVSISYIDPTAGDDTKAIQDIAGNDAASTNDLGVTNNTVSIGPTLTITGSGGLNIDANIITFNFSEAIKNGSFTVEDIGIVNGSIVSDSFLRVNTSQYTAVVAPSLGGKHSNVAITVAADTFENIAGNSNVAISKNETSITLLKDRVAIGTESSIDDLTHWDVSHVKDATNAFFRADAFNQDISSWDVSNMIRMNEMFREAYSFNQDISSWDVSNVTEMSSMFSYAGARKLNFSQDLGSWDVSSLTYAEGMLATTLMSVDNMDNTLRGWAKLDTVAGETAIQERVKWDIANYTDVTARQYLIDTYNWRIKGTFDGSKTQQGDNGNNTLTVTATQATLHGLGGEDTLNGSAANDVLIGGAGDDLLYGKGGRDTFYYGFENAGNDSIDDFTVGVSTNNEADIIDLKDLLIGYNSTSLSNFITMTEEGANTKLTIDHDGAGELNSPVSILLLGVGYSATLLSDMIDNGNLVLE, from the coding sequence ATGCAAGTCAAAACGCCAAAACAAATAATGGTATTACAAAATAAAGCACAAAAACTTACTAATCATCTTAATAAAGAAGTTGTTACTATTGCCAAAGGTATTCAGCACATTCAAGTTCAAGCAAGCACGGCTTACCAATTAAACACCAAAGATTTTAACACTAAAAAGTTAAACTTAATTGCCAAAAAAGTCGGCGATGATTTAGAAGTAGCGTTAGAAGAAAGTGTCATTATCTTTGATAACTATTTTAATGTTTGCACAACTGATTTATCTTGCTTGGTTTCTCTACCCACCAAAAACGGCGGACTTTATCATGTTGTTGCTGATATATTTTTCACTTTAGAAGATGGTTCACAAGTGGTATATTTTTATGGCGAACAATCTATTGTTTCCACAGAATCTAGTGTAGTCAGCACAGATGATAATCAAAGTTTTGAAGATATCATTGTTGCAAATAAAGAAATTGTGGCTGTAGTTGCGGCTGTAGTTGTTGCCGTTGCCGTTGGTAGTGGTAGTAGTGATGATAATGGCAATGGTGGCAATGATGTTAACGACCCAACAGATAAACCAGCGGCACCAACGGTTGATGTAATAACCATTAATAGCACTGAGCCAGTGATTACTGGCACTACTGGCACCAATGCGGCACTTGCCAGTGGCGAGAGCCTCAGTGTGACTGTTTCTGGTGCGACTTATAGCGTTATTCCAAATGCCAGTGGTATTTGGCATCTTGATTTGGGCGTAGATACCCCAACCAGCGGCACCTTGGTGGCGCTCACTAATGGCAGTAGTTATAGCGTGGTCGCCACGGTAAGTAATGCGGCAGGTGATAGCACTACTAATGTTGCTAATGATAAGATCAGCATTGACACTACAGCGCCTACATTTACTGGTGCTACTGTTAATGGTACGACTTTAGTGCTTACTTGTAGTGAAGACTTAGATGCTACTAATATACCTACAACTGGTGTCTTTGTTTTTAGAGTCGATAATAATACCGTTGAGCATGCCTTTACAGGCAATGTCATGATTGATGCCACGGCTAAGACTGTTACCCTAACTTTAGCGAATGCTATTGACAGTGATGCCTCTGTAATGATTAATTATGTTGATCCTACTGCAGAGGATGATGTTAATGCTATTCAAGATATAGCGGGTAATGATGTTGCAAATATGAATGGGTTAATTGTTGTCAATAATACTGTTGATACCAGGCCAATAGTTAGCGCCACAACCATCACTGCGACAGATGCTACTGGTGCTGTCAAGACTAGCGCATTGGATGTAGGTGATAAAATTATTGTTACTGTTACCATGAATAAAGCTGTTGAGGTAACTGGCACGCCTACTTATACTATTAATGTGGGCAACATGGACAAGACTGCTACTTATATCTCAGGTTCTTCTAGCGATACCTTAGTATTTGAATATACCATTGTTCTTGGCGACAATGACCTTGCTGGCGGTATTACTGCTGGCGTTGATGCGTTGCTTGTAGCAAGTGGTGTGCTTATTAAAGGAGGTATTGCTAGCAGTAACGCTGTTTTAACAACGCCTGCTGTTACAGATAATGGTAGCAAAGCACAATGGGCGACTGGTGCGAGTGCCAGTAGTCAATATAATGATTCGTCTTATTCCGCCAGTCAAGTAATTGGTGCACCCGATTCATCGTTAGTTCTTGGTAGTGATGAGGGAGATGTGGTTAATTCGTGGGCAGAAGCTGGAGGCGACAAAGGAAGAGTGAACACAATTACTTTAACCTATGATACGGCGGTTTTTATTCAAAAAATTATTGTTAGAGAGACATTTAATTCAGGTACTATTACCAAGGTAGAGGCATTTAAAGACGGCAATTTTGTAGCGGTTTATACTAAAGGGGCGACTGAAGAGGGTGGCAAGATGACTGGTGTTGTTGCAAATAAGGTTGGTGATACAGTAATTACACTTGACGATGCACTGAGTTATAAATCAAACAAAATTCGTATTAGTATTGGAAATAGCATAGACGAATATAATGAAATTGATGCGGTTCAATTGGTGGGACTTGCAGAACTTATTGTTGACACTGCCGTACCAACAGTTAGTGCTACAGCCATCACTGCAACAGACTCTACGGGTGCTGTTAAGACTGGTATATTGAGTGCAGGTGATAAAATTATTGTTACTGTTACCATGAGTGAAGCTGTTGAGGTAACTGGCACGCCTACTTATACTATTAATGTGGGTAACACGGACAAGACTGCTACTTATATCTCAGGTTCTTCTAGCGATACTTTGGTATTTGGATATACCATTGTTCTTGGCGACAATGACCTTGCTGGTGGTATTACTGCTGGCGTTGATGCATTGCTTGTAGCAAGTGACACATCTATTAAAGATAATGTTGGACATGACGCTGTTTTAACAACGCCTATTGTTACAGATAATGGCAGCAGGGAGCAGTGGGCGATCAGCGCTATTGCTAGTAGTCAATCTGCCAATTATAATGCCAATCAAGTAATTGGCGCACCTGATTCATCCTTGACTCTTGGTGATAATGAGGCGAAAGTCGAAAACTCGTGGGCAGAACACGGGGATGACAGGTCGAAAATAAACACAATTACTTTAACCTACGATACTGAGGTTTTTATTCAGAAAATTGTTGTTAGAGAAGTATTTAACTCGGGTGACATCAGCAGGGTAGAGGTATTTAAAGACGGTGACTTTACAACGATTTACACTAAATCAGGAACAGCTGAAACAGGTGGAAAGATGACAGGTGTTGTTGAAGGCAAGGTTAGTGATACAGAAATTACACTTGATAGTATGCTGAGTTATAAATCAGAGAAAATTCGCATTAGCGTTGGAAGTACCAGTGTAAACGAGTTCAATCTAATTGATGCGGTTCAATTGGTCGGACTTATGGAACTTGCTGTTGATACCACTGCACCTACATTTACCAGCGCCACTGTTAATGGTGCGACCTTAACACTTACCTGTGATGAAATTTTAGACGCTGGCAATGCACCTGCAACTAGCGCCTTTATTTTCAAAGTGGCGGGTAGTGTTGTTGCAAATGCCTTTACAGATGCTGTCGTGATTGATGCCACTGCTAAGACCATTACCTTGACTTTGGTGAACGCTGTTGCCAGTAATGCCACTGTATCGATTAGTTATATTGATCCTACTGCGGGTGACGACACTAAAGCCATTCAAGATATAGCGGGTAATGATGCTGCAAGTACGAATGACCTAGGCGTTACTAATAACACTGTCAGCATTGGACCAACTTTGACGATTACAGGCAGTGGCGGTTTGAATATTGACGCTAATATAATCACATTTAATTTTAGTGAAGCCATTAAAAACGGGTCGTTTACCGTAGAGGATATTGGTATTGTCAATGGTAGCATTGTTTCAGATTCATTTCTCAGAGTAAATACAAGCCAATACACCGCTGTAGTAGCCCCAAGCCTAGGTGGGAAGCATTCCAATGTTGCCATTACAGTTGCAGCAGATACTTTTGAAAATATTGCTGGAAATTCCAATGTTGCCATTAGTAAAAATGAAACCAGTATTACTCTATTAAAAGATCGGGTTGCTATTGGTACAGAATCTAGTATTGATGATTTAACTCATTGGGATGTGTCTCATGTAAAAGATGCAACTAACGCATTTTTCAGGGCAGATGCCTTTAACCAAGATATTAGCAGTTGGGATGTTAGTAATATGATTAGAATGAACGAGATGTTTCGTGAGGCATATTCTTTTAACCAAGATATTAGCAGTTGGGATGTTAGTAATGTGACTGAAATGAGTAGTATGTTTTCTTATGCAGGCGCTCGGAAGCTTAACTTTAGCCAAGATCTTGGCAGTTGGGATGTTTCTAGTTTAACATATGCGGAAGGAATGCTTGCTACTACCTTGATGAGTGTAGATAATATGGACAATACCTTGCGTGGCTGGGCAAAGCTTGATACTGTGGCAGGAGAGACTGCTATTCAGGAGCGTGTTAAATGGGATATTGCAAACTACACCGATGTTACTGCCAGGCAATATTTAATAGACACCTATAATTGGAGGATCAAGGGTACTTTTGATGGTAGTAAGACACAACAAGGTGATAACGGTAATAATACACTTACAGTGACTGCTACACAAGCTACACTACATGGTTTGGGTGGCGAAGACACACTTAATGGCAGTGCTGCAAACGATGTTTTAATAGGTGGAGCAGGTGATGACTTGTTATATGGCAAAGGTGGCAGAGATACATTTTATTATGGTTTTGAAAATGCTGGTAATGATTCTATTGATGACTTTACAGTGGGTGTAAGCACAAACAATGAAGCAGATATTATTGATCTTAAAGATTTATTAATAGGATATAACTCTACTTCTCTAAGTAATTTTATAACAATGACAGAAGAAGGCGCTAACACCAAATTAACCATTGATCATGACGGCGCTGGGGAGCTCAATAGCCCTGTAAGTATCCTGTTATTAGGTGTTGGCTATAGTGCCACTTTGTTAAGTGATATGATTGATAATGGTAATTTAGTGCTTGAATAA
- a CDS encoding IS5 family transposase has protein sequence MKVDYSAVSLFKALLIGTWHNLSDEKLADSLSRDLVFINFCNFSLSGNKPDATTIGRFRTKLIKQNLFDRLLSSINLMLENNQLKLSNGKHVAMDATLIQSARRTKKIITTHKTGEVYEIDSNPIQYSDDKDARWTFKAGKYTYGYSSVVTTDANGLINKATTHPANDSEMTHFEENVKQAGNQKGVRVLYDKGAASQANSEALKAQKLRDGIMRKKPKGKQMSHWNKLRNKAISKRRFVVERTFGTLKRTYGLARSRYIGLEKVASEVNLKAIAYNLVRAANVYINKGLNTA, from the coding sequence ATTAAAGTTGACTATTCTGCTGTTAGTCTGTTTAAAGCGCTATTAATAGGCACATGGCACAATCTCTCTGATGAGAAGTTGGCTGATAGTCTTAGTAGAGATTTAGTCTTTATTAACTTTTGCAACTTTAGCCTAAGTGGCAACAAACCTGATGCCACAACCATTGGCAGATTTAGAACCAAACTAATCAAACAAAATCTATTTGATAGACTTTTGAGTAGCATCAATCTTATGCTTGAGAACAATCAACTCAAACTCTCTAATGGCAAACATGTTGCCATGGATGCAACCTTAATTCAAAGTGCTAGACGCACTAAGAAGATTATTACAACACACAAAACTGGTGAGGTTTATGAGATTGATAGTAACCCAATTCAATATTCAGATGATAAAGATGCAAGATGGACATTTAAGGCGGGAAAATACACTTATGGATATTCATCAGTAGTAACAACTGATGCCAATGGATTAATTAACAAAGCCACTACGCACCCTGCTAATGATAGTGAAATGACTCATTTTGAAGAAAATGTTAAACAGGCAGGCAATCAAAAAGGCGTAAGAGTTTTATACGACAAAGGAGCAGCCTCTCAAGCTAATAGTGAGGCACTTAAAGCACAAAAGTTAAGAGATGGTATTATGCGCAAAAAACCCAAAGGCAAGCAAATGAGTCATTGGAATAAATTACGCAATAAAGCAATCAGCAAAAGAAGGTTTGTGGTTGAACGCACCTTTGGTACACTCAAACGCACTTATGGTTTGGCAAGAAGTCGTTATATTGGTTTAGAGAAAGTTGCCAGCGAAGTTAATCTTAAAGCTATTGCTTATAATCTAGTTAGAGCGGCGAATGTTTATATTAACAAGGGATTAAATACAGCCTAG
- the apaG gene encoding Co2+/Mg2+ efflux protein ApaG translates to MKNNIRITVQVVPLPQHTNPSESKYVFAYTITINNEGEIGMQLLSRHWVIQDETGYIEEVTGKGVVGEQPHLLPGESFEYTSGSVIKTQTGTMKGEYNMINDAGEHFDVDIPEFVLSEPYTLQ, encoded by the coding sequence ATGAAAAACAACATTAGAATTACCGTTCAAGTTGTACCACTACCTCAACACACCAACCCTTCTGAAAGTAAATATGTGTTTGCTTACACAATCACCATTAATAACGAAGGTGAAATCGGCATGCAATTGCTCAGCAGACATTGGGTCATTCAAGATGAAACAGGATATATAGAAGAAGTGACTGGCAAAGGCGTGGTTGGCGAGCAACCTCACTTATTACCGGGTGAGTCATTTGAATACACCTCTGGTTCCGTTATTAAAACTCAAACTGGCACCATGAAGGGTGAATACAATATGATTAACGATGCCGGCGAACACTTTGATGTTGATATTCCAGAATTTGTCCTAAGTGAGCCATACACGCTACAATGA
- the rsmA gene encoding 16S rRNA (adenine(1518)-N(6)/adenine(1519)-N(6))-dimethyltransferase RsmA, producing MHKARKRFGQNFLTDNRVIERIVAVIAPKFNDNLLEIGPGQGAMTLPLLEQVKTLNVIEIDRDLIALLTDFNKDNLVIHEGDALKFDLSILPNPIRVVGNLPYNISSPILFHLLENRDKIVDMTFMLQKEVVERIVADKGSKIYGRLSVMIQAFFEAELIFIVPPESFNPAPKVESAIIYLKPLPKTEVKNMAIFEKIVKASFAQRRKTLRNCLKLHLSQEQTAIDLSQRAEMLAVQDFITLANDYEKQH from the coding sequence ATGCATAAGGCTCGCAAACGCTTCGGGCAAAACTTTTTAACCGATAATCGAGTAATTGAGCGTATTGTGGCGGTGATTGCACCAAAATTTAATGACAATTTACTTGAAATTGGTCCTGGGCAAGGAGCAATGACATTGCCTCTATTGGAGCAGGTTAAAACATTAAATGTGATTGAGATTGACAGAGATTTAATTGCTTTGCTAACTGATTTTAACAAAGACAATCTGGTTATTCATGAAGGTGATGCACTCAAATTTGATCTCAGCATTCTGCCAAACCCGATTCGAGTGGTTGGTAATCTGCCTTACAATATCTCATCCCCGATTCTTTTCCATCTGCTTGAAAATCGAGACAAAATAGTAGACATGACTTTTATGCTACAAAAAGAAGTGGTGGAAAGAATAGTAGCAGACAAAGGCTCAAAAATCTATGGGCGTTTGAGTGTGATGATACAAGCGTTTTTTGAGGCTGAATTAATCTTTATCGTTCCACCCGAGTCTTTTAACCCGGCACCAAAGGTGGAATCTGCTATTATCTACCTCAAGCCTTTGCCCAAAACAGAAGTTAAAAATATGGCAATTTTTGAAAAAATTGTTAAAGCTTCTTTTGCGCAACGCAGAAAAACCTTAAGAAATTGTTTAAAATTACACCTATCGCAAGAACAAACTGCTATTGATTTATCGCAACGCGCTGAAATGCTTGCAGTACAAGACTTTATTACTTTGGCCAATGATTATGAAAAACAACATTAG
- the pdxA gene encoding 4-hydroxythreonine-4-phosphate dehydrogenase PdxA — translation MLAFTLGEPAGIGPDLAVIIAQEKTAQNLLLFADPDVLISRAKILNLSLKISETESSCQPNTLCVYPVKTADKVVAGKLNKNNAEYVLNTLDLATQYCLDGKTQALITGPLHKGVINQADIYQDKNGKGFSGHTEYLAEISGANKTVMMLATKGLRVALATTHIPLSQVAQHIHTNALEETLHIIHNALQNYGIQNPRIVVCGLNPHAGEGGYLGSEEIEIINPLIDKLNTQGFNLVGSVPADTAFTPDALQGVDCVLAMYHDQGLPVLKTLGFKKAVNVTLGLPFIRTSVDHGTALNLAGTGNISLGSLYTAIDYAKNLLNNA, via the coding sequence ATGCTCGCATTTACCCTCGGCGAACCCGCTGGAATTGGTCCTGATTTGGCAGTGATTATCGCCCAAGAGAAAACAGCACAAAACTTACTGCTTTTTGCTGACCCCGATGTATTGATATCACGGGCAAAAATTCTTAATTTAAGCCTTAAAATTAGCGAAACAGAAAGCAGTTGCCAACCCAATACCTTGTGCGTTTACCCTGTAAAAACTGCCGATAAAGTTGTTGCTGGTAAGTTAAATAAAAACAATGCCGAATATGTCCTGAACACACTGGATTTGGCAACACAATATTGTCTTGATGGTAAAACTCAAGCCTTAATTACTGGCCCTTTACATAAGGGCGTGATTAACCAAGCAGACATTTATCAGGATAAAAATGGCAAAGGCTTTAGCGGACATACCGAATATTTGGCTGAAATTTCTGGTGCTAATAAAACGGTCATGATGCTAGCCACCAAAGGGTTGCGCGTTGCACTAGCAACAACACATATACCCTTGTCTCAAGTAGCACAACATATACATACCAATGCTTTGGAAGAAACTTTACACATTATTCACAATGCTTTGCAAAATTACGGTATTCAAAATCCAAGAATTGTGGTTTGTGGACTCAACCCGCATGCGGGCGAAGGTGGGTATCTTGGTTCTGAAGAAATTGAAATTATCAACCCTTTGATTGACAAACTGAACACGCAAGGCTTTAATCTTGTTGGCAGCGTGCCAGCAGATACCGCCTTCACACCTGATGCACTACAAGGCGTGGATTGTGTGCTAGCAATGTATCACGATCAAGGATTGCCAGTGCTTAAAACTTTGGGTTTTAAAAAAGCAGTAAATGTAACGCTGGGTTTACCTTTTATTCGCACTTCAGTAGACCATGGCACTGCACTTAATTTAGCGGGCACAGGTAACATCAGTTTAGGCAGTCTATACACGGCAATTGATTACGCCAAAAACTTACTCAATAATGCATAA